A genomic region of Camelus ferus isolate YT-003-E chromosome 35, BCGSAC_Cfer_1.0, whole genome shotgun sequence contains the following coding sequences:
- the LOC116661512 gene encoding paralemmin-1-like yields MAAETTSQQKRLQAIAEKRRRQAEIELRRRQLEEGRRQLQHLKSKALREHWLLEGMPVLLLEGDEDMRRQTQEDEQKARLLEGSVSRLEKEIEELENPDALPATKEGTAARSPARAPAPALPPAQEDQKAEVVLNSQQTPVGTPKEKRIFNTLRRMVEGSAIMKAVVHAVDGKAENGIHPLSSSEVEELTHKAEEVTLSEAGSVAGPVEPRGPPSEEAIRTTPSRREITGVQAQPGEATSGPPGIQPGQEPPVTMIFMGYQNVEGEAETQKALGLQDTVTAELGVIEDAAEPKEPAPPNGSAAEPPPPPPTSRH; encoded by the coding sequence ATGGCGGCAGAGACAACATCCCAGCAGAAGCGGCTCCAGGCCATTGCAGAGAAGcggaggaggcaggcagagatcGAGCTAAGGCGCCGGCAGCTGGAGGAAGGCCGGCGGCAGCTGCAGCACCTGAAGTCCAAGGCGCTGCGGGAACACTGGCTGCTGGAGGGGATGCCTGTCCTCCTTCTCGAGGGGGACGAGGACATGAGGAGGCAGACGCAGGAGGATGAGCAGAAGGCACGGCTCCTGGAGGGCTCCGTCTCCAGGCTGGAGAAGGAGATTGAGGAGCTAGAGAACCCCGATGCGCTGCCTGCCACCAAGGAGGGCACAGCAGCCCGGAGCCCAGCCcgcgccccggccccggccctgcCCCCCGCCCAGGAGGACCAGAAGGCAGAGGTGGTGCTGAATTCTCAGCAGACACCGGTGGGCACGCCCAAGGAGAAGAGAATCTTCAACACCCTCAGGAGGATGGTGGAAGGCTCCGCCATAATGAAGGCAGTGGTCCATGCCGTGGACGGCAAAGCGGAGAATGGGATCCACCCCCTGAGCTCCTCTGAGGTGGAGGAACTCACCCACAAGGCAGAGGAGGTCACGCTGAGCGAAGCGGGGTCCGTGGCAGGGCCAGTGGAGCCCCGGGGACCACCGTCAGAGGAGGCCATCCGGACCACGCCCTCCAGGCGGGAGATCACGGGAGTTCAGGCCCAGCCGGGAGAGGCCACGTCGGGCCCGCCAGGCATCCAGCCCGGCCAGGAGCCCCCAGTCACCATGATCTTCATGGGCTACCAGAACGTGGAGGGTGAAGCCGAGACCCAGAAGGCGCTGGGCTTGCAGGACACCGTCACTGCAGAGCTGGGGGTCATCGAAGACGCAGCCGAGCCCAAGGAGCCTGCCCCGCCCAACGGCAGTGCAGCcgagcctccccccccccccccaacctcccGCCACTGA